In Fusobacterium hwasookii, a single window of DNA contains:
- a CDS encoding cysteine synthase family protein, with amino-acid sequence MEQEKMKYLEKLVGKTPMLELIFDYKGEERRIFVKNESYNLTGSIKDRMAFYTLKKAYEKGEIKKGAPIVEATSGNTGIAFSAMGAILGHSVIIYMPDWMSEERKCLIRSLGANIVLVSREEGGFLGSIEKTKEFAKNNPDTYLPSQFSNPYNSQAHYYGIGLEIINEMKSLNLNIDGFVAGVGTGGTVMGIGQRIKENFPKAKICPLEPLNSPTLSTGYKVAKHRIEGISDEFIPDLVKLDKLDEVVSVDDGDAIIMAQKLAKCGLGVGISSGANFIGALMLQNKLGKDSVIVTVFPDDNKKYLSTDLMREEKIKEHFLSKDITLKEIQNVLRAI; translated from the coding sequence ATGGAACAAGAAAAAATGAAATATTTAGAAAAATTAGTTGGTAAAACTCCTATGTTAGAATTAATATTTGATTATAAGGGAGAAGAAAGAAGAATATTTGTAAAAAATGAAAGTTATAATTTAACTGGAAGTATAAAAGATAGAATGGCTTTCTATACTCTAAAAAAAGCTTATGAAAAAGGTGAGATTAAAAAAGGAGCACCTATTGTTGAAGCAACAAGTGGAAACACAGGTATAGCTTTTTCAGCTATGGGAGCAATTTTAGGACACTCTGTTATTATTTACATGCCTGATTGGATGAGTGAAGAAAGAAAATGTTTAATTCGTTCTCTTGGGGCAAATATAGTTTTAGTGAGTAGGGAAGAAGGAGGATTTTTAGGAAGTATAGAAAAGACAAAAGAATTTGCTAAAAATAATCCTGATACTTATTTACCTAGTCAATTCTCTAACCCATATAACAGTCAAGCACATTATTATGGAATAGGTTTAGAAATTATAAATGAAATGAAAAGTTTAAATCTAAATATTGATGGTTTTGTTGCTGGAGTTGGAACTGGTGGAACAGTCATGGGAATAGGGCAAAGAATTAAAGAAAATTTTCCTAAGGCAAAAATATGCCCACTTGAACCTTTAAATTCTCCAACTTTATCTACTGGATATAAGGTTGCAAAACATAGAATAGAAGGAATTTCTGATGAGTTTATACCTGATTTAGTAAAATTAGATAAACTTGATGAAGTTGTAAGTGTAGATGATGGGGATGCTATTATTATGGCACAAAAACTTGCTAAATGTGGGTTAGGAGTTGGAATATCATCAGGAGCTAATTTTATAGGTGCATTGATGTTACAAAATAAACTAGGAAAAGATAGTGTTATTGTAACTGTATTCCCTGATGATAACAAAAAATATCTAAGTACAGATCTAATGAGAGAAGAAAAAATAAAAGAACATTTCTTATCAAAAGATATTACTCTTAAAGAAATACAAAATGTTCTTAGAGCAATTTAA
- a CDS encoding DUF3100 domain-containing protein — protein sequence MKNIKLHFIALCLVVISEYIGIVKFNLGKGVIALFPMLYAMIFGVLTKFFKIANEKDMEDAGSLVSVTLLLLMAKYGTTIGPSFPKLVSASPALILQEFGNIGTVLLGVPIALFLGLKRETIGATHSIAIEPNVAIIADKFGLDSPEGEGVLGVYIVGTVFGTVFIGLLASFLAAYTPLHPYSLAMASGVGSASMMTASVGALSTLYPDMADTIAAFGASSNLLSGLDGVYMSIWLALPLTEYLYKKFGKEGK from the coding sequence ATGAAAAATATAAAATTACATTTTATTGCACTATGTTTAGTTGTAATTTCAGAATATATAGGAATAGTAAAATTTAATCTTGGAAAAGGAGTTATCGCTCTATTTCCAATGCTATATGCAATGATTTTTGGAGTTCTTACTAAGTTTTTTAAAATTGCAAATGAAAAAGATATGGAAGATGCTGGTTCATTAGTAAGTGTTACTTTACTTCTATTAATGGCAAAGTATGGTACAACAATAGGACCTTCTTTTCCAAAATTAGTTTCTGCCAGTCCAGCTTTAATATTACAAGAATTTGGAAATATTGGAACTGTACTTTTAGGAGTACCTATTGCATTATTTTTAGGATTAAAAAGAGAAACTATAGGCGCTACTCACTCAATAGCAATAGAGCCAAATGTAGCTATAATTGCTGATAAATTTGGACTTGATTCACCAGAAGGAGAAGGAGTTTTAGGAGTATATATTGTTGGAACTGTTTTTGGAACTGTTTTTATAGGATTGCTTGCTTCATTTTTAGCTGCCTACACACCTCTTCATCCATACTCACTTGCTATGGCATCAGGTGTAGGTTCTGCTAGTATGATGACAGCTTCTGTTGGTGCTTTGTCAACTCTATATCCAGATATGGCAGATACTATTGCTGCTTTTGGAGCTTCTAGTAACCTTTTATCAGGACTTGACGGAGTTTATATGTCTATTTGGTTAGCACTACCACTAACAGAATATCTATACAAAAAATTTGGTAAGGAGGGAAAATAA
- the topA gene encoding type I DNA topoisomerase: MLKLPKKSEKNKLVIVESPAKAKTIEKILGSSYKVISSYGHIIDLPKTKIGVDVNNDFKPSYNTIKGKGEVIKQLKEASKKADKIYLASDPDREGESIAWHIANTLKLDHNEKNRIEFHEITEKAIKDAVKNPRKINISRVNSQQARRILDRLVGYEISPFLWKLISPNTSAGRVQSVALKIICELEDKIKAFVPEKYWDVKGIFDGKYNLNLYKIDNKKIDKLKDESLLDRVKKDLKKKYEVISSKVSKKIKNPPLPLKTSTLQQLASSYLGFSASKTMMVAQKLYEGISIKGNHKGLITYMRTDSTRISEEAKEMARNYITKNFGKEYLGSASPKTKKESKNVQDAHEGIRPTDINYTPESIMEFLDKDQFKLYNLIWQRFLISQLAAMKYEQFEYILEKNKIEYRGTINKIIFDGYYKVFKEDEDLPIGDFPEIKEGDKFTLDKLDIKEDYTKPPARLTESSLVKTLEAEGIGRPSTYASIIDTLKKREYVELQNKSFVPTEIGYEVKTQLDKFFPNIMNIKFTAKLEDELDEVDSGDKNWIDLVKAFYTELQKYEEKCKAVVEEELEKLVESDVIAKNGKTMIMKIGRFGRYLASQDTESKENISLKGIDISLEDIKKGKIFVKKQIEELGKKKEGQKTDIILDNGSRLLLKYGRFGAYLESENYKVDNIRKTIPKEIKTKIEKNAIKKENDILFLKDAFDKIEKEEAEILKKAGKCEKCGRPFKISNGRWGKFLACTGYPECKNIKKINKDK, encoded by the coding sequence GTGTTAAAGTTGCCTAAAAAATCTGAAAAAAATAAATTAGTAATAGTGGAATCACCTGCTAAAGCTAAAACAATAGAAAAAATTTTAGGAAGTTCATATAAAGTAATTTCTTCTTATGGGCATATAATTGATTTACCTAAAACTAAAATAGGTGTAGATGTAAATAATGATTTTAAACCTTCTTACAATACTATAAAAGGTAAGGGAGAAGTTATAAAGCAATTAAAAGAAGCTTCTAAAAAGGCTGATAAAATATATCTTGCATCCGACCCTGATAGAGAAGGTGAATCAATAGCTTGGCATATTGCCAATACATTAAAACTTGACCACAATGAAAAAAATAGAATAGAATTTCATGAGATTACTGAAAAAGCTATAAAAGATGCAGTAAAAAATCCTAGAAAAATTAATATATCAAGAGTAAATTCACAACAAGCTAGAAGAATTTTAGATAGACTTGTAGGTTATGAAATAAGCCCATTTTTATGGAAACTTATTTCACCAAATACAAGTGCAGGTAGAGTTCAGTCTGTTGCTTTAAAAATTATATGTGAACTTGAAGATAAAATTAAAGCCTTTGTTCCAGAAAAATATTGGGATGTAAAAGGAATTTTTGATGGAAAATATAATTTAAATTTATATAAAATTGACAATAAAAAAATTGATAAACTAAAAGATGAAAGTTTACTTGATAGGGTAAAGAAAGATTTAAAGAAGAAATATGAAGTTATTTCTTCTAAGGTGTCAAAGAAAATTAAAAATCCACCTTTACCATTAAAAACAAGTACCTTACAACAATTAGCTTCATCATATTTAGGTTTTTCAGCAAGTAAAACTATGATGGTTGCACAAAAATTATATGAGGGTATTAGTATTAAGGGTAATCATAAGGGACTTATTACTTATATGAGAACCGACTCTACAAGAATTTCAGAAGAAGCAAAAGAAATGGCAAGAAATTACATTACTAAAAATTTTGGTAAAGAATACTTAGGTTCAGCAAGTCCTAAAACTAAAAAAGAAAGTAAAAATGTTCAAGATGCCCATGAAGGAATAAGACCAACTGACATTAACTATACTCCTGAAAGTATAATGGAGTTTTTAGATAAAGACCAATTTAAACTATATAATTTAATATGGCAAAGATTTCTAATATCTCAACTTGCAGCTATGAAGTATGAGCAATTTGAGTATATATTAGAAAAAAATAAAATTGAATACAGAGGAACTATAAATAAAATAATTTTTGATGGATATTATAAAGTATTTAAAGAAGATGAAGATTTACCAATAGGAGATTTCCCTGAAATAAAAGAAGGTGATAAATTTACTCTTGATAAATTAGATATTAAAGAAGATTATACTAAACCACCTGCAAGACTTACTGAATCATCTTTGGTAAAAACTCTTGAAGCAGAAGGTATTGGTAGACCATCAACTTATGCAAGTATAATAGATACTTTAAAAAAGAGAGAGTATGTTGAGCTACAAAATAAAAGTTTTGTTCCAACAGAAATAGGTTATGAAGTTAAAACTCAACTTGATAAATTCTTTCCAAATATTATGAATATTAAATTTACTGCTAAATTAGAAGATGAATTAGATGAAGTTGATAGTGGAGATAAAAATTGGATAGACCTTGTAAAAGCTTTTTATACTGAATTACAAAAATATGAGGAAAAATGTAAAGCTGTTGTAGAAGAAGAATTAGAAAAGTTAGTGGAATCTGATGTTATTGCAAAAAATGGAAAAACTATGATAATGAAAATTGGAAGATTTGGAAGATATCTTGCCTCACAAGATACTGAAAGTAAAGAAAATATTTCATTAAAAGGTATTGATATTTCACTTGAAGATATAAAAAAAGGAAAAATATTTGTAAAAAAACAAATAGAAGAATTAGGTAAAAAGAAGGAAGGCCAAAAAACTGATATTATTTTAGATAATGGCTCAAGATTACTATTAAAATATGGAAGATTTGGAGCATATTTGGAAAGTGAAAACTATAAAGTAGATAATATTAGAAAAACTATTCCAAAAGAAATAAAAACTAAAATTGAAAAAAATGCAATAAAAAAAGAAAATGATATTTTATTTTTAAAGGATGCATTTGATAAAATAGAAAAAGAAGAAGCTGAAATATTGAAAAAAGCTGGAAAATGTGAAAAATGTGGTAGACCATTTAAAATTAGTAATGGAAGATGGGGTAAATTTTTAGCTTGTACTGGTTATCCTGAATGTAAAAATATTAAAAAAATAAATAAAGATAAATAA
- the dprA gene encoding DNA-processing protein DprA, with protein sequence MKYNYFTIEDDIYPQYLKEISNPPTKLYYKGNIDLLKEERLIAVVGTRNPSSYGKLSCEYMVKKMTEANITIVSGFAKGIDSIAHRASLLTGGKTIAVIASGLDIVYPASNLSLYREIEEKGLILSEYEEGVKPFKSNFPQRNRIIAGLSKGTIVVESKDRGGSLITANLALDFNRDVYAVPGDIFSEYSKGCNNLIRDSKAKSLSNINELLEDYSWEIENKINNNKYTKNQMLILNSLSSEKNLDNILIETKIEPTEILAELMTLEIMGIIKSIAGGRYKKIL encoded by the coding sequence ATGAAATATAATTATTTTACAATAGAAGATGATATTTATCCTCAATATTTAAAAGAGATTTCTAATCCCCCTACTAAATTATATTATAAAGGTAATATAGACTTACTAAAAGAAGAAAGATTAATTGCAGTTGTGGGAACAAGAAATCCAAGTTCTTATGGAAAGTTATCTTGTGAATATATGGTAAAAAAAATGACTGAAGCAAATATAACAATTGTTAGTGGCTTTGCAAAAGGAATTGATAGTATAGCACACAGAGCTTCTCTTCTTACTGGTGGAAAAACAATAGCTGTTATTGCCTCTGGACTTGATATAGTTTATCCAGCTTCTAATTTAAGTCTATATAGAGAAATTGAAGAAAAAGGATTAATCTTATCTGAATATGAAGAGGGAGTAAAACCTTTTAAATCTAATTTTCCTCAAAGAAATAGAATTATTGCAGGACTTTCAAAGGGAACAATAGTAGTTGAAAGTAAAGATAGAGGTGGAAGTTTAATTACTGCTAATTTAGCTTTAGATTTTAATAGAGATGTTTATGCAGTTCCAGGAGATATTTTTTCTGAATACTCAAAGGGTTGTAATAATCTCATTAGAGATTCAAAGGCAAAATCTCTTTCAAACATTAATGAATTATTAGAGGACTACTCTTGGGAGATAGAAAACAAAATTAACAATAACAAATACACAAAAAATCAAATGCTTATTTTAAATAGTCTTTCATCTGAAAAAAATCTTGATAATATACTTATAGAAACCAAAATTGAACCAACAGAAATACTTGCAGAATTAATGACATTAGAGATAATGGGTATTATAAAAAGTATAGCTGGGGGAAGATATAAAAAAATCTTGTAA
- the xseA gene encoding exodeoxyribonuclease VII large subunit has translation MEKIYSVSEFNRMVKSYIDDIDDFQEFFIEGEISNITYYKSGHLYFSIKDSKSQIKCVAFNYKLKRIPEDLKEGDLVKLFGDVGFYEARGDFQILARYIEKQNALGGLYAKLEKVKEKLAGLGYFDEEHKKDLPRFPKNIGVVTALTGAALQDIIKTTRKRFNSINIYVYPAKVQGVGAEQEIIKGIETLNKIEEIDFIIAGRGGGSIEDLWAFNEEDVAMAFFNSKKPIISAVGHEIDFLLSDLTADKRAATPTQAIELSVPEKESLLEDLKAREIYITKLLKSYVDNMKRELLLRVENYHLKNFPNTINNLREIIVEKEIHLKDAIERFIEQKRNIFENKIDKISVLNPINTLKRGYTVSQVKNKRIDTLDDIEINDEMITILKDGKVISIVKEKIYEKNSN, from the coding sequence GTGGAAAAAATATATTCAGTATCAGAATTCAATAGAATGGTAAAAAGCTATATAGATGATATTGATGATTTTCAAGAATTTTTTATTGAGGGAGAAATTTCAAATATAACTTATTATAAAAGTGGACATTTGTATTTTTCAATAAAAGATAGTAAATCACAGATAAAATGTGTAGCTTTTAACTATAAATTAAAAAGAATTCCTGAAGATTTAAAAGAGGGAGATTTAGTAAAATTATTTGGTGATGTAGGTTTTTATGAAGCTAGAGGTGATTTTCAGATATTAGCTAGATATATAGAAAAACAAAATGCTTTGGGTGGTCTTTATGCTAAGCTTGAAAAGGTTAAAGAAAAACTAGCTGGACTTGGATATTTTGATGAAGAACATAAAAAAGATTTACCTAGATTTCCTAAAAATATTGGAGTTGTAACTGCTTTAACAGGAGCAGCTCTTCAAGACATTATCAAGACAACAAGAAAAAGATTTAATTCAATTAATATCTATGTTTATCCTGCAAAGGTACAAGGTGTTGGAGCAGAGCAAGAAATTATAAAAGGTATTGAAACATTAAATAAAATTGAAGAAATAGATTTTATTATTGCAGGTAGAGGTGGAGGAAGTATAGAAGATCTATGGGCATTTAATGAAGAAGATGTTGCAATGGCATTCTTTAATTCAAAGAAACCTATAATATCAGCAGTAGGACATGAAATAGATTTCTTACTATCTGATTTGACAGCTGATAAAAGAGCTGCAACTCCTACTCAAGCAATAGAACTTTCTGTTCCAGAAAAAGAGAGTTTATTAGAAGATTTAAAAGCTAGAGAAATCTATATTACTAAACTATTAAAATCTTATGTTGATAATATGAAAAGAGAATTATTATTAAGAGTAGAAAATTATCATCTTAAAAATTTTCCAAATACAATTAATAATTTAAGAGAAATTATAGTTGAAAAGGAAATACATTTAAAAGATGCAATAGAAAGATTTATAGAGCAAAAAAGAAATATTTTTGAAAATAAAATAGATAAGATTTCAGTTTTAAATCCTATAAACACATTAAAAAGAGGATATACTGTAAGCCAAGTAAAAAATAAAAGAATAGATACTTTAGATGATATAGAAATCAATGATGAAATGATAACTATATTAAAAGATGGAAAAGTAATAAGTATAGTTAAGGAGAAAATTTATGAAAAAAATAGTAATTAG
- a CDS encoding M20 metallopeptidase family protein, with amino-acid sequence MNVLEEAKKIEREIIQWRKDLHKIPELNLYLPKTTKYVEEKLKEMGIEYKTLVNGNAIVGLIKGNSEGKTIGLRADMDALPIEEETGLEFSSTHKGCMHACGHDGHTAMLLGAAKILSENRDKIKGNVKLLFQPGEEYPGGALPMIEEGAMENPRVDAVIGLHEGVIDERVAKGKIAYKDGCMMASMDRFLIKVKGKGCHGAYPQMGVDPIIIASEIILSLQKISSREINTNEPIIVSVCRINGGFSQNIIPDMVELEGTVRATNNETRKFIANRIEEIVKGITSANRGTYEIEYDFKYPAVINDKEFNKFFLESAKKIVGEDNIFELPTPVMGGEDMAYFLEKAPGTFFFLSNPKVYPDGKIYSHHNPKFDVDENYFHIGTALFVQTVLDYLK; translated from the coding sequence ATGAATGTATTAGAAGAAGCAAAAAAAATTGAACGAGAAATTATACAATGGAGAAAAGATTTACACAAAATACCTGAATTAAACCTTTATCTTCCTAAAACCACAAAATATGTTGAAGAAAAATTAAAAGAAATGGGAATTGAGTATAAGACATTAGTAAATGGTAATGCAATAGTGGGACTTATTAAAGGGAATTCAGAAGGAAAGACAATAGGACTTCGTGCTGATATGGATGCACTTCCAATTGAAGAAGAAACAGGACTTGAATTCTCCTCGACTCATAAAGGTTGTATGCATGCTTGTGGACATGATGGACATACTGCTATGTTATTAGGTGCTGCTAAAATTTTAAGTGAAAATAGAGACAAAATTAAAGGAAATGTAAAACTTTTATTTCAACCAGGTGAAGAATATCCAGGTGGAGCCTTACCTATGATAGAAGAAGGAGCTATGGAAAATCCAAGAGTAGATGCTGTTATAGGTTTACATGAAGGTGTTATTGATGAAAGAGTAGCAAAAGGAAAAATAGCCTATAAAGATGGTTGTATGATGGCATCAATGGATAGATTTTTAATAAAAGTAAAGGGAAAAGGTTGTCATGGAGCCTATCCTCAAATGGGTGTTGACCCTATTATTATAGCCAGTGAAATTATCCTTTCATTACAAAAAATATCAAGTCGTGAAATAAATACAAATGAACCTATAATAGTTTCAGTTTGTAGAATAAATGGAGGTTTTTCACAAAATATTATTCCTGATATGGTTGAGCTAGAAGGAACTGTAAGAGCAACTAATAATGAAACTAGAAAATTCATAGCAAACAGAATAGAAGAAATCGTAAAAGGTATTACTTCTGCAAATAGAGGAACTTATGAAATAGAATATGATTTTAAATATCCAGCTGTTATAAATGATAAAGAATTTAATAAATTCTTCTTAGAGTCTGCTAAAAAAATTGTTGGAGAAGATAATATTTTTGAATTACCTACACCTGTTATGGGTGGAGAAGATATGGCATATTTTTTAGAAAAAGCCCCAGGAACATTTTTCTTTTTAAGCAATCCAAAAGTTTATCCAGATGGAAAGATTTATTCTCACCATAACCCAAAATTTGATGTTGATGAAAATTATTTTCATATAGGAACAGCTTTATTTGTTCAAACTGTATTAGACTATTTAAAATAA
- a CDS encoding tetratricopeptide repeat protein — protein sequence MKKIVISLFLIISVIGLSESDRETGITSERNETPASQTEPTNSGTSPIDDGGETVENPEQQKTTAGFYEYRPQVLIQLDEQMKSAGRGSVAQLNARYEQELNAYLAMYSYDSDRIFYLANEYMLLNNYNRANKIFLKDNKDIKNVFGAATTYRFMGQNENAVQKYTQAISMNPGFAESYLGRGLANRNLDNYDSAVNDLQTYVSRTGAHDGYVALADVYFKMGKNKEAYSIASQGLAKYKDSKILKTLANNIYKNKID from the coding sequence ATGAAAAAAATAGTAATTAGTTTATTTTTAATAATATCAGTAATAGGACTTTCAGAAAGTGATAGAGAAACTGGAATAACTTCTGAAAGAAATGAGACACCTGCTAGTCAAACAGAGCCTACAAATTCTGGTACAAGTCCTATTGATGATGGTGGAGAAACTGTTGAAAATCCTGAACAGCAAAAAACAACTGCTGGCTTTTATGAATATAGACCACAAGTTTTAATACAATTAGATGAACAAATGAAAAGTGCTGGACGTGGTTCAGTAGCACAATTAAATGCTAGATATGAACAAGAATTAAATGCTTATTTAGCAATGTATTCTTATGATAGTGATAGAATTTTCTATTTAGCAAATGAGTATATGTTACTTAACAATTATAACAGAGCAAATAAAATTTTCTTAAAAGATAATAAGGATATTAAAAATGTTTTTGGAGCAGCTACTACATACAGATTTATGGGACAAAATGAAAATGCTGTACAAAAATATACACAGGCAATATCTATGAATCCTGGTTTTGCAGAATCTTATTTAGGTAGAGGTTTAGCAAATAGAAATTTAGATAACTATGATAGTGCTGTTAATGATTTACAAACATATGTTTCTAGGACTGGTGCACATGATGGGTATGTTGCCTTAGCAGATGTATATTTTAAAATGGGTAAGAATAAAGAAGCATATAGTATAGCTAGTCAAGGTTTAGCTAAATATAAAGATTCTAAAATATTAAAGACTTTAGCTAACAATATATATAAAAATAAAATAGACTAA
- a CDS encoding WGR domain-containing protein, which produces MIQALYFKDEKTDKFWFVETLDCEMMVNYGKIGTTGKYEIKEFDNNQDCEKEALKLINSKKKKGYEEFVEFDRNNRYYFDDEEYGLNPLTSHPTFRKYFSDEIYYDCGDEEAPFGSDEGNDAFSELEESVRKKKKINFFDFPRVIIEEIWEMDYLTPDLKQTDEELKTQAKLNYNGLPGEQIILQSDQIILAVTFGQAKITGKIDKDLLELALKSLNRMDKLNRLIWKWDKEEATYYIETMRKDLIKYKEDFKN; this is translated from the coding sequence ATGATACAAGCACTTTATTTTAAGGATGAAAAAACTGATAAATTTTGGTTTGTAGAAACACTTGATTGTGAAATGATGGTTAATTATGGAAAGATTGGAACAACAGGTAAATATGAAATAAAAGAATTTGATAATAATCAAGATTGTGAAAAAGAAGCTTTGAAACTAATAAATTCAAAAAAGAAAAAAGGTTATGAGGAGTTTGTAGAATTTGACAGGAATAATCGCTATTATTTTGATGATGAAGAATATGGTTTAAATCCTTTAACAAGTCATCCAACTTTTAGAAAATATTTTTCAGATGAAATTTACTATGACTGTGGAGATGAGGAAGCTCCTTTTGGTAGTGATGAAGGAAATGATGCTTTCTCTGAATTAGAAGAAAGTGTAAGGAAGAAAAAGAAAATAAATTTTTTTGATTTTCCAAGAGTAATAATTGAAGAAATTTGGGAAATGGATTATTTAACTCCAGATTTAAAACAGACAGATGAAGAATTAAAAACTCAAGCAAAATTAAATTATAATGGCTTACCAGGTGAACAAATAATTTTACAAAGTGATCAAATAATTTTAGCTGTTACTTTTGGTCAAGCAAAAATTACAGGAAAAATAGATAAAGATTTATTGGAATTAGCTTTAAAATCTTTAAATAGAATGGATAAGTTGAATAGACTTATTTGGAAGTGGGATAAAGAAGAAGCAACTTATTATATTGAAACTATGAGAAAAGATTTAATAAAATATAAAGAAGATTTTAAAAACTAA
- the brnQ gene encoding branched-chain amino acid transport system II carrier protein → MYKTKDILLTGFALFAMLFGAGNLIFPPMLGYETSSSWILTMLAFIITGVGFPFLGILSVSIAGNGIKDFANRVSPIFSTIFAILSILAIGPMLAIPRTGATAYEITFLYNGMESPIYKYIYLISYFGIVILFSLRANKVIERVGKILTPILLVLLFLIIVKGIFFTNLAVKPDIYPHAFKRGFLEGYQTMDTIASIAYAGIILKAIKSGRNLTHKQEFSFLIKSGLVAIISLALIYGGFALVGAKMHSVLATDDKIELLVKTTSYLLGNYGILVLAICVAGACLTTAIGLVATVGEFLSSITSFKYENIVIFTVIISFLLSILGVESIINISVPILVFIYPVMISLILLNLFGKYIKNDYVYKGVVLFTGIIGLIESLETLGIKNYYTKSVLEILPFSDYGLTWLFPGVVGYILFSFAFRKVEKIENKL, encoded by the coding sequence ATGTATAAAACAAAAGATATTTTATTAACTGGTTTTGCACTTTTTGCAATGTTATTTGGAGCTGGAAATTTAATATTTCCTCCAATGCTAGGATATGAAACAAGTTCAAGTTGGATACTAACAATGTTAGCATTTATTATAACAGGAGTCGGTTTTCCTTTTTTGGGAATTTTATCTGTTTCTATTGCTGGAAATGGTATAAAAGATTTTGCAAATAGGGTTTCTCCAATTTTTTCAACAATATTTGCTATCCTTTCAATTTTAGCAATAGGTCCTATGCTTGCAATTCCAAGAACTGGAGCTACTGCTTACGAAATAACTTTTTTATATAATGGAATGGAAAGTCCAATATACAAATATATTTACTTAATTTCTTATTTTGGAATAGTAATTTTATTTTCATTGAGGGCTAATAAAGTAATTGAAAGAGTAGGTAAAATTTTAACACCAATATTATTAGTACTTTTATTTTTAATAATTGTAAAAGGAATATTTTTTACTAATTTAGCTGTAAAACCTGATATATATCCTCATGCTTTTAAAAGAGGTTTCTTAGAAGGATATCAAACTATGGACACAATAGCTTCTATTGCTTATGCAGGTATTATTTTAAAAGCTATTAAAAGTGGTAGAAATTTAACTCATAAACAAGAATTTTCATTTTTGATAAAATCAGGGCTTGTTGCTATAATTTCGTTAGCTCTTATATATGGTGGTTTTGCACTTGTTGGAGCAAAAATGCACTCTGTTTTAGCCACAGATGATAAAATAGAATTATTGGTAAAAACAACTTCTTATCTTTTAGGAAATTATGGAATTCTAGTGTTGGCTATATGTGTTGCAGGAGCTTGTCTTACAACTGCAATAGGTTTGGTTGCCACTGTTGGAGAATTTTTAAGCTCAATAACTTCTTTCAAATATGAAAACATAGTAATTTTTACTGTAATTATTAGTTTTTTACTTTCAATCTTAGGAGTTGAAAGTATAATTAATATTTCTGTACCTATTTTAGTTTTTATTTATCCTGTGATGATTTCTTTAATACTTTTAAATTTATTTGGAAAATACATAAAAAATGATTATGTCTATAAAGGTGTAGTTTTATTTACAGGAATTATTGGGCTTATAGAAAGTTTGGAAACACTTGGAATAAAAAATTATTATACAAAGTCAGTTTTAGAAATACTTCCATTTTCAGATTATGGTTTAACTTGGTTATTCCCAGGTGTAGTTGGATATATACTTTTCTCATTTGCATTTAGAAAAGTTGAAAAAATAGAAAACAAATTATAA